One Dermacentor silvarum isolate Dsil-2018 chromosome 10, BIME_Dsil_1.4, whole genome shotgun sequence genomic window carries:
- the LOC119431872 gene encoding uncharacterized protein LOC119431872, with the protein MTAPPAAAIPPPAAIPPPTPFNFDRTSEWPEWIMSFDDYRYASGLNDRTEEAQTFGLTEEESRSYEKVKKKFDAHFVATKNIVYESANFHRRKQEPGESADNYVTALHELADRCEIAEFRDRMIRDRFVVGLEDAQMSETLQMDATLTLATALAKARLKETVHRQQLELRAVSNEATTGELDVVQRTTRKPSSNWEAGATAQQRQSLQGWPLGQRRPQGCQFCGRSSHPRARCPARFSAV; encoded by the exons ATGACGGCTCCGCCAGCGGCAGCTATCCCGCCACCGGCAGCTATCCCGCCACCGACACCCTTCAACTTCGACCGGACTTCCGAATGGCCAGAATGGATTATGTCATTTGATGACTACCGCTACGCGTCGGGGCTCAACGACAGAACGGAGGAGGCCCAG ACATTTGGCCTTACCGAAGAGGAGTCTCGAAGCTACGAGAAAGTGAAGAAAAAGTTTGACGCCCATTTTGTGGCCACGAAGAATATAGTCTATGAAAGCGCAAATTTCCATCGCCGGAAGCAAGAACCCGGGGAAAGTGCGGACAACTATGTGACAGCCCTGCACGAACTTGCCGACCGCTGTGAAATTGCAGAATTCCGAGATCGGATGATCCGCGACAGGTTTGTGGTCGGCCTCGAGGACGCACAGATGTCGGAAACACTCCAGATGGATGCCACCCTTACGCTAGCGACTGCTCTGGCGAAGGCCAGGCTCAAGGAAACAGTTCACCGACAGCAACTGGAACTCCGGGCCGTCAGCAACGAGGCGACTACAGGCGAACTTGACGTGGTCCAACGAACAACGAGGAAGCCGTCCAGCAACTGGGAGGCTGGCGCCACAGCACAGCAACGCCAGTCGCTCCAGGGGTGGCCGCTGGGACAGCGGCGACCGCAAGGGTGCCAGTTCTGCGGACGTTCAAGCCACCCGAGAGCCCGGTGTCCTGCACGTTTCAGCGCGGTGTGA